From Qipengyuania soli:
AGGCGCTGACTGAAGCCGTCGTGAAGGCCAAGCCGTCGGGTGCCAAGGGCAAGTATGTCCGCAAGGTTACCCTGACCAGCTCGATGGGCCCGGGCCTCAAGCTCGACCTCACCGAAGTCGAAGGCGCCTGAGCCACTCGCTTCGAGCGATGAGATCAGAAGGGCCGGGGGGGAACCCTCCGGCCCTTTCTCATTGTGGCATTGGTACGCCCCGCAATTGGCGCGAGTAGAGCCAGCCGATTCCGATCAGGCTGAAGCCCAGCGCCATGAAGCTGGCGATGCGCAACAGGCCCTCGAGCCCGGCCGCATCAACGATAAAGACCTTGGCAACCGCCAGGACCATGAGCACCAGCGATCCGACCCGCCAGCTGCGTTCTCCCCGTCGGCTGCCGAGGATCAGGAAGCCGATCGCCAGGACAATGCCAAGCAGCGAGCGCAGCAGGTCCTCCGTCTGCGTCATCGGCGCATCCACGGGTATCGAACCAGCGAATGCCTGTCGGAGCAACGTTAGGGTTCCCAGGCTGACCAGCGCGACGACAAGCCCGTCTGCCGCAGGTTCCAGGCGCTCGGCAATGGCCCCGCGCAGCATCAGCGCCGTGCCGACCGCAACCGCATAGGCGGCCAGCACCAGGTTGGCGACCGGCGTCGCGCCTACTGCCTGCCTGTCCCACAGCGGGTTATGCAGCAGGCCGGTGTAGACGAGGAAATGGACCAGCGCGGCAGTCATGATGACCCGCCCGACCAGCGGTACCCTTGTCATCGCGGCCCATCCCGCCGCAAGCAGCAGGGCTTCCCAAAGCGTACGCTCGGCAAGACCCTGCGATACGAAGGCCGCGATCGTCTCGATCGCGAAAACCTGCTTGAATGCGACATGCAGCGCCACCGCGAGCGGGATGAGAGCAAGCCATTCCAGGCGGACAGTCACGCTCCGCCAAGCATGCGGAGGGAGCCGGAGGAACGCCAGCGCAGCGATCAGGGGTAGCAGGCGACGTCCGATCATCGCCAGCGAAGGGATTGCATCGACAAATACCGGCTCGCCGCCAAGCGACATCAGCGCTGCGCCGACCCAGTTCAACAGTGGGAGGAGCGCCCAGAACGCGGTGATGGCCACGGCGACCAGCCTGGCGACCGGGCGGTCCGGCAGACCGAAGGACAATGCGATGGCCAGCAAGGCGGCTGCCCAGGCCAGAGTCCAGCCCGGTAGCACTTGCGCGAGCGCAGCATAGGCCAGCGCCGCGGCAGCCCCTTCCGCGAAATGACGCAACTCGGGCATCCGCTCGCGCCATGCGAGTGCTGCCATGACTGCGAGCGGGGCGAGCCAGCGAAGGAGACTACGCAGGCCAAGCGCCGGTTCGGTGCCTGCGGACAGACGCATGACCTCGGCCTCGACCGCAACGTGACCGAGGAGCGAGAAAATGCTTGCCGTTCCGATGCCCCAGAGCAGCCCGAGCAGTTCCTTTTCCTCGCGTTCGCGCAGGAGGGCAAAGCTGCCCGCGAACAGGGCTGCAGCCACGATTGGCGCAAGCCACGCGGGGGACACCATGAGGCTGGCGGCAAACACCAGCATCAAGGCAACGAGCAATTCGAAGGCCAGCACGGTCGCAGGGCCCCTGTGCCAGAGACGCCATGCCGCCAGCGCCGGGAATGTGGCGAGCGCCAGCGTTCCCGCTGCCAGCGCTGCTTCGATGCGATCTGCGGAGAAATCTCCGTAGGAGGCGTAGGCGATCACGGCCAGCGCAGCCGTCACGCCTCCAACCTGCCAGAGATCGATCTTGCGTTCGTCCTCGCGCCAGATGTGAAGCAAGGGAAGTCCGGCAAATATTGCTGCAATGCCGCATGCCACGACAGTGAACCCTTCGCCCGACGCACCGCTCCACTGGCCCAGAAGCAACAATCCGACCGATGCGGCAACGGCATTTGCCTCCCGCATGTCGGGTCTCTTCCAGCCAAAGAAGCCGAGAGTCGCACCGAGCAAAAGGTAGAGCCCCCAGGCGAGCGGCGAATACCCGCCGCTGTCGACCAGCAGTGCCAGTTGGACACTTGCAACCAGTGCGGACGCAAGGCGGAACGGTAGCTCGAAGCGGCCCATCCCCGAAAGCGCGGGCAGCACTGCGCCGAGCACGACGAAATAGAGGCCAAGTGCCAGAACGTCGGCGAAACCGGGATCGCCGCCGAGCAGCAGCAATGCGCCCCAACCGAGGCCACCGACCATTGCGGCGATGCCCATCCATTCGCGCTTCTGCTCGCGGCCCGCGTAGGTAAGGCCGCCGGTGACGAGGCCGAGATAGAGTGCCAACAGCGGCAGATTGGCATTGTCACCCCCGACCACTGCCGGCGCGGCAAAGCCACCGACGAGGCCCAGGACCGCGCTTGGGATGCCGAAACGGAACGACAGCGCAATGGCGCCGGCGGTGACCGCTGCAAGGCCGAGGAAGGCCATCGTCTGCCCTATCAGCCCGTATTGTGTGCCCGCGAGATAGAACCCGGCATAGAGCGTCGCGAGGCCTGCGCCCGCCAGCGCTTGCGCCACACGAGGATCGGCGACCTTCTCGCGAAAACGGTACGCGGCTTCGGCGCCGGCGATCAGGCCGCCGCCGAAGACGAAGGCCATGATGACGCGCAGCAGCGGAGTGATCAGCCCGCGTTCGATCGAATATCGAACCAGGAAAACCCCGGCGACCGCCAGGGTGACCCCGCCAGCCCAGATCGGCAGCCTGCGACCGAAAACGTCTTCAAGGTCGAACGCGAACATTTCGCGCAGTGGCTTGCGCGGGTGGAGTTCTTCGGTGTGATCCACGACCGCAGGTGCCGTGACCTGAGGCTCGCCAGCTGGTTCGGTCGTCTCCGAAGGGGGCGCGGAATGAACCGTCTGGCTCAGGCGAACCTTGGGAACCGTAACCGTTTCGCGAGGTGCCGGAGGGGCGGTTCGTTCAACCGGGACAGGCGCTTCGCGCTCTGCCGGACGCATGGTCCGCATTGCATCGAACATGTGATCCTGCAGCTCGTCGAGGCGCTCGAGCTTTTGTTCGGCCCGGTCGAGACGATGCCACAAGCGGGCGACCAGCCCGGCCAGTCCGAAGATGAAAAGCCATTCCATCGCGCGATCCCCCTCGCGCCATTTCTAACGGTGGCTTGGTCGGCGCGAAAGCCGCAGTCAGATTCCGCCGTGGGTAAAGGCAAATCCTGCGGCATCGAGTCCTTCGCACAGTTGCGCCATGCAGGCCTTGAGCGCCGCTTCGTCGGTCGAGCGGATGACGAAGTTCGATCCGACCTTGCCTTCGCGGAAAAAAGGATAGCTGCCGATCTGGCAGTTCTCGAACGCCTTCTCGGTATCGCGCAGCAGGATCGCGACCTCGCTTTCGGGGATGAAACCGCCAACCGTTTCGCTCAGCAGCGGTGCCCCCCCTTCGAGCGTGCCGGTCAGCGCGTCGAGCATGCCCGCGGTGATGTGCGGCACGCCGGCCATGAGGTGGAGGTTGCCGATCTTGATGCCCGGTGCACCGGACATGCGGTTGGGGATCAGTTCGGCTCCCTCGGGCACGCGTGCCATCCGCAGGCGCCCTTCGTTGAGGCCACCCTTGTCGGCATAATACTTCTCGAGGATCGCCCGCGCCGTTGGATGAACTACGACTGCGACGCCCAGCGCCTCGGCAACCGCATCGACGGTGATGTCGTCATGCGTCGGGCCGATCCCGCCGGTGGTGAAAAGGTAATCGTAGGCCTCGCGCAACGCGTTTACCGCCTCGACAATCCGCTCGACCACATCGGGGACCACCCGGACCTCGGCGAGGCGGATGTTCTGCACCTGAAGCCAGCTGGCGACCTGCGCGATGTTCTTGTCGTGCGTGCGGCCGGACAGGATCTCGTCGCCGATGACGACGAGGCCGGCGGTATAGATGCGTTCGCTCATGCGTGAGGACGTAGTGCGGCTTTGTCCGGAAAGCTACTCTGCAGCTTCCAGCTGTTCCTCGACCTCGCGTGCATTTGCTCCATGGCGGTGAAGATCCAGAATGCCGTCCTCCAGCGGATCGGTTTTCATCCGCTTTCGGTCGATCACGTATTCCTGGTTGAGCCGCCACGGGTAGCTGACCGCGTTCTTCGGCATGATGTGCTTGCCGCGCTGGATATAGCCGCTGGAGAAATCGAAGATGTCGTCTTCCTCGAGCCCATGATTCTCGGCGAGAACAGGTACGGCAACGTCGGTCCCTGTCGCCTTCTGCTTGACCAGCACCCGGCAGATATAATCCGAATTGATGTCGGCCCGAAGTGTCCAGCTGGCATTGAGATAGCCGAACACGGCCGCAAGGTTCGGCACATTCGAGAACATGCAGCCCTTGTAATAGAAGTGCTGCGCCAGATCGATCGGCTGGCCTTCCTTCGATAGGGCGATCTTGCCCGCGACGGCGAGCTTGAGCCCGGTTGCGGTGATGACGATGTCGGCGGGCAGGAACGTATCGTCTGTCAGACGCACGCCGCCCTTTTCGAAAGCCTTGATGTGGCCGGTTACGACCTCGGCCTTGCCCTTCTTGATCGCCTGGAACAGATCGTCGTCGGGAACGAGGCAAAGGCGCTGTTCCCACGGGTTGTAGGGCGGGGTGAAGGGCGTGAGATCGTAGTCCTTGCCCATCGACTTGCGGATCCGCTTGTGAAGCCCGTCCTTCACCTTTTGCGGCTTGTTACGGGCCATCTTGAAGCTGATGTCCTGCATCTTGATGTTCTTGAACCGGGTGATGTTGTAGGCCGTTTTCTCCGGCAGGATCTTGCGCAGGAAATTGGCGATGCCGTCCTTGGCCGGGCGGCTGAACATCCAGGTCGGCGTGCGTTGCAGCATGGTGACCTTCGCCGCCTTGTCCGCCATCGACGGGACGATGGTGACCGCCGTTGCGCCGGATCCGATGACGACGACGTTCTTGCCGCTGTAGTCGAGGTCCTTGGGCCAGAACTGCGGGTGGATGACCTGCCCTTCGAACTCGCCGAAATCGAAGCCGGGATCATAGGGTTCGTCGTAGTCGTAATAGCCCGCGCCAAGGTAGAGCCAGTTCGCGGTCAGCATCTTGCGCTCGCCCTCACCGGTTTCGAGCGTCACATGCCAGCGCGCATCGCTCTCGCGCCAGTCGGCGGAGATGACCTTGTGATTGAAACGGATGTGCTGGCGGATGCCACGCTCGTCGACGATGCGGTCGAGATATTCGAGGATCGAGGGAGCATCGGCGATCGACTTCTCGTGCTTCCACGGCTCGAAATCGAATCCCAGCGTGTGCATGTCGCTGTCCGAACGGATGCCCGGGTAACGGAACAGGTCCCAGGTCCCGCCCAGGTTCTCTCGGCGCTCGACGATCGCGTAGCTGTGGCCCGGGGCCTTCTCGGTCATGTGTGCTGCCATGCCGATGCCGGAAATGCCTGCCCCGACGATGAGAACGTCGAAATCGGTCGCCGTGTCTGCCATTAATTTGTCTCCCACTTTACGCGAACGTAACCCAAGCGCGAGGCGTGCGCTAGTAGGTTGTGAAATGCAACCCGAACTAGGAGGCGCGGGAGGCCAGCTCGCGTCGCCTCTCGGCAGGAGTTTGGACAGGGGCGCTGTGAGATTGCGCCGGTATTCGCGCGGCTCTGACGCTCTTCAGGCGCACCAATAGGTGTATGAGCACAAGAGGCCCGAGGTAGAAGGGAAGCTGGCGGAGCAATGTCAGGAGGATTCCGTCGCGGAAGACCACGATCGAGGTCGCTGCAAAGAGAGCATAATAGAGGCGCGGCATGGCATCGTCGTTGCGCGTGAGCAGCCGGGAGTGTGCGCCGCCGTAGAGCATCGCAAAGATCGCCGCCTGGATGATGAGGCCGAAATAGCCGAGCGACATCCAGCCCGCGCCGGGCATTGAAATCGTCATCCCGATCGGCGTGCCGTAGTCCCACAATTTGAAGAACTGCACAGGCGAGCCGATGGGCTTGTCTTTCCACAGGGCGCGGGGGACCGGTTCGGTGAAAATCTGCAGGTTATGGGCGAAATAGTCCCAGCTGCCCGTCCGCTGGGGGACGGCGTAGACGATGTACTCGAAATACTCGAGGCTGGCGAAATCCATGTGTTCGAGCGGATCGAGCTCCATGGCCGAGGTGTAGGTATCGCCGGCGTCGCCTCCCAGCACTCCGCGAATGGCAGCGCCGCGGTCCACGACCACTGCATTGAAGGTGAGAAAGCTGATTGCGGCAATCGCCATCACGCGCCAGTCGAACCAG
This genomic window contains:
- a CDS encoding DUF2339 domain-containing protein, which produces MEWLFIFGLAGLVARLWHRLDRAEQKLERLDELQDHMFDAMRTMRPAEREAPVPVERTAPPAPRETVTVPKVRLSQTVHSAPPSETTEPAGEPQVTAPAVVDHTEELHPRKPLREMFAFDLEDVFGRRLPIWAGGVTLAVAGVFLVRYSIERGLITPLLRVIMAFVFGGGLIAGAEAAYRFREKVADPRVAQALAGAGLATLYAGFYLAGTQYGLIGQTMAFLGLAAVTAGAIALSFRFGIPSAVLGLVGGFAAPAVVGGDNANLPLLALYLGLVTGGLTYAGREQKREWMGIAAMVGGLGWGALLLLGGDPGFADVLALGLYFVVLGAVLPALSGMGRFELPFRLASALVASVQLALLVDSGGYSPLAWGLYLLLGATLGFFGWKRPDMREANAVAASVGLLLLGQWSGASGEGFTVVACGIAAIFAGLPLLHIWREDERKIDLWQVGGVTAALAVIAYASYGDFSADRIEAALAAGTLALATFPALAAWRLWHRGPATVLAFELLVALMLVFAASLMVSPAWLAPIVAAALFAGSFALLREREEKELLGLLWGIGTASIFSLLGHVAVEAEVMRLSAGTEPALGLRSLLRWLAPLAVMAALAWRERMPELRHFAEGAAAALAYAALAQVLPGWTLAWAAALLAIALSFGLPDRPVARLVAVAITAFWALLPLLNWVGAALMSLGGEPVFVDAIPSLAMIGRRLLPLIAALAFLRLPPHAWRSVTVRLEWLALIPLAVALHVAFKQVFAIETIAAFVSQGLAERTLWEALLLAAGWAAMTRVPLVGRVIMTAALVHFLVYTGLLHNPLWDRQAVGATPVANLVLAAYAVAVGTALMLRGAIAERLEPAADGLVVALVSLGTLTLLRQAFAGSIPVDAPMTQTEDLLRSLLGIVLAIGFLILGSRRGERSWRVGSLVLMVLAVAKVFIVDAAGLEGLLRIASFMALGFSLIGIGWLYSRQLRGVPMPQ
- a CDS encoding competence/damage-inducible protein A, with the protein product MSERIYTAGLVVIGDEILSGRTHDKNIAQVASWLQVQNIRLAEVRVVPDVVERIVEAVNALREAYDYLFTTGGIGPTHDDITVDAVAEALGVAVVVHPTARAILEKYYADKGGLNEGRLRMARVPEGAELIPNRMSGAPGIKIGNLHLMAGVPHITAGMLDALTGTLEGGAPLLSETVGGFIPESEVAILLRDTEKAFENCQIGSYPFFREGKVGSNFVIRSTDEAALKACMAQLCEGLDAAGFAFTHGGI
- a CDS encoding flavin-containing monooxygenase → MADTATDFDVLIVGAGISGIGMAAHMTEKAPGHSYAIVERRENLGGTWDLFRYPGIRSDSDMHTLGFDFEPWKHEKSIADAPSILEYLDRIVDERGIRQHIRFNHKVISADWRESDARWHVTLETGEGERKMLTANWLYLGAGYYDYDEPYDPGFDFGEFEGQVIHPQFWPKDLDYSGKNVVVIGSGATAVTIVPSMADKAAKVTMLQRTPTWMFSRPAKDGIANFLRKILPEKTAYNITRFKNIKMQDISFKMARNKPQKVKDGLHKRIRKSMGKDYDLTPFTPPYNPWEQRLCLVPDDDLFQAIKKGKAEVVTGHIKAFEKGGVRLTDDTFLPADIVITATGLKLAVAGKIALSKEGQPIDLAQHFYYKGCMFSNVPNLAAVFGYLNASWTLRADINSDYICRVLVKQKATGTDVAVPVLAENHGLEEDDIFDFSSGYIQRGKHIMPKNAVSYPWRLNQEYVIDRKRMKTDPLEDGILDLHRHGANAREVEEQLEAAE